From the genome of Populus trichocarpa isolate Nisqually-1 chromosome 15, P.trichocarpa_v4.1, whole genome shotgun sequence, one region includes:
- the LOC18105505 gene encoding uncharacterized protein LOC18105505: MSIALNIEGSSHSPSHSPSHSTDHAWLQSLMTESRAGNSNQVNELEVPRVPSEFRKMKENTDCYEPLVVSIGPYHHGKKELKEMEKLKAEMAGQFVKDRRVTAEEMYSKVKELVTDARKCYAEESTRQFNDEKFTQMMFLDGYFILHVVSHKLAKQNLRKEEVASVRRDLFLLENQLPFRVLIPLMRLYKRKGDHIAVEDTSSSKHSSSPESEDQNWMKILENFSKDIHEIPPQRELCWKKISLFFSELPRALKLRSKSPISKDTAFGLDPYDHLLEFFYFMFVYGKLGQHLPERRRYGEITSWNRYYSVNELKNVGISFMPSNTRVFTDVKFKNTLLGGALCIPPLSIEDSTKSLLLNLAAYETCAGWYYGRCTSYVCLMRSLIDKPEDVKELRSKGILRTTIGSDDQIAQIFKEMTTNLAPNPTAYTKVKRSVESHYRSSVKRWILENKGPFSRAVVKYSFIYGIAVSAIQAYLAETKEKPGFGNCSCSNATL, from the exons ATGTCTATAGCACTAAACATTGAGGGCTCTTCACATAGTCCTTCACATAGTCCTTCGCATAGTACTGATCATGCGTGGCTGCAGTCCTTGATGACCGAAAGTAGGGCCGGAAATTCCAACCAAGTGAATGAGCTAGAGGTTCCAAGGGTTCCATCAGAGTTTCGTAAAATGAAAGAGAACACGGATTGCTATGAGCCACTGGTTGTCTCCATCGGTCCCTATCACCATGGGAAAAAAGAACTCAAGGAAATGGAGAAGCTCAAGGCTGAAATGGCCGGCCAGTTTGTCAAAGATAGGAGAGTGACTGCTGAAGAAATGTACAGCAAGGTCAAAGAGTTGGTCACCGATGCAAGGAAATGCTATGCAGAGGAGTCAACACGTCAGTTCAACGATGAGAAATTCACCCAGATGATGTTTCTTGATGGCTATTTCATTCTCCATGTTGTCTCCCACAAGCTTGCGAAACAGAACCTGAGGAAGGAAGAAGTTGCTTCGGTTAGAAGGGACTTGTTCTTACTAGAGAACCAACTCCCCTTTCGAGTTCTTATCCCATTGATGAG GTTATATAAAAGGAAAGGGGATCACATTGCCGTGGAGGATACTTCTTCGTCCAAACAT AGTTCGAGTCCGGAAAGTGAAGATCAAAATTGGATGAAAATACTTGAAAATTTCTCCAAAGACATTCATGAAATACCCCCTCAAAGAGAGTTGTGCTGGAAAAaaatatccctttttttttcagaattgccGAGAGCATTAAAATTAAGATCGAAATCCCCAATATCCAAGGATACTGCCTTTGGTTTAGATCCTTATGATCATCTTctcgaatttttttatttcatgttcgTATACGGCAAATTAGGACAACATCTACCAGAGAGAAGAAGGTACGGGGAGATCACAAGCTGGAACCGGTATTATTCTGTCAACGAGCTTAAGAACGTTGGAATTTCTTTTATGCCAAGCAACACCCGTGTCTTCACCGATGTCAAGTTCAAAAATACATTGCTCGGTGGAGCACTCTGCATTCCTCCACTAAGCATAGAGGACTCAACCAAGTCCTTGCTTCTGAACTTGGCAGCCTATGAAACATGCGCTGGTTGGTATTATGGTAGGTGCACTTCGTATGTATGCCTTATGCGTTCACTGATTGATAAACCTGAAGATGTGAAGGAGCTGCGATCAAAGGGAATACTCCGCACCACTATAGGAAGTGACGATCAGATAGCACAAATCTTCAAAGAGATGACAACCAATCTGGCGCCCAACCCTACTGCTTATACGAAGGTCAAACGCTCTGTTGAATCGCATTATAGAAGCAGTGTCAAGAGATGGATCCTTGAAAATAAGGGTCCTTTTTCTAGAGCAGTGGTCAAGTACtcttttatttatggcattgcAGTAAGTGCCATACAAGCTTACTTAGcagaaacaaaagagaaaccAGGTTTCGGCAACTGCAGCTGCTCAAACGCCACCCTATAA